From Fretibacterium sp. OH1220_COT-178, the proteins below share one genomic window:
- a CDS encoding YhcH/YjgK/YiaL family protein, with protein sequence MIRALLEDAERYYPLGEGVRLALEYIRGNDLLALAPGRYPIDGDRVFALIQEPTTLPRDRAPFENHMKHADLQATLRGVEYVGYCPIGKLTPKGDYNAETDVQLYDGEGDFLMRNDAGRSFALFYPEDGHQPYVTLGEPAPIKKVVIRIRTDMLAGGR encoded by the coding sequence ATGATCCGAGCTCTTCTGGAGGACGCGGAACGATACTACCCTCTCGGCGAGGGCGTGAGGCTGGCGCTTGAGTACATTCGGGGCAACGACCTGCTCGCCCTGGCGCCGGGGCGGTACCCTATCGACGGAGACCGCGTGTTCGCGCTGATTCAGGAGCCGACCACCCTGCCCCGGGACCGGGCGCCGTTCGAGAACCACATGAAGCACGCCGACCTTCAGGCCACGCTGAGGGGCGTCGAGTACGTGGGGTACTGCCCTATCGGCAAGCTGACCCCGAAAGGCGACTACAACGCCGAGACGGATGTCCAGCTCTACGACGGCGAGGGGGACTTCCTGATGCGCAACGACGCGGGCAGGAGCTTCGCCCTCTTCTATCCCGAGGACGGCCACCAGCCCTACGTCACCTTGGGCGAACCCGCCCCGATCAAGAAGGTCGTCATCCGAATCCGTACGGACATGCTGGCGGGGGGACGGTAG
- a CDS encoding nitroreductase family protein translates to MSFYTVGEACTSCGLCVELCPARIITADSEGRPFVEEGREALCIRCGQCVSFCPVSCNALAFQEGPPLAVLPELFPTPEAAETLLRSRRSVRRFRREGVPRAVLERLFETVRYAPTAQNLQKVRWIVLETRERVERLEREVVGFFRAAAEAPDVPSGRAQLLRAIVRRSDAGVPIILRGAPQVAVAVVPKGDGFTPEDGAIALTYLELAAHALGIGCCWGGFLTRACRASEALRRSLGVAEDELVAGAQMLGYSAQGRSRRLPPRKAVAITWMN, encoded by the coding sequence TTGTCGTTCTACACCGTCGGCGAGGCCTGCACGAGCTGTGGGCTGTGCGTCGAACTTTGTCCCGCGCGGATCATCACGGCGGATTCGGAGGGCCGTCCCTTCGTGGAGGAGGGCCGGGAGGCGCTCTGCATCCGCTGCGGGCAGTGCGTGTCGTTCTGTCCCGTGTCCTGCAACGCCCTTGCCTTTCAGGAGGGGCCTCCTCTGGCCGTTCTGCCGGAGCTCTTCCCGACGCCCGAGGCGGCCGAGACGCTGCTGCGCAGCCGGCGCAGCGTGCGCCGATTCCGGAGGGAGGGGGTGCCCCGAGCGGTTCTTGAGCGCCTTTTCGAGACGGTCCGCTACGCACCGACCGCCCAGAACCTCCAAAAGGTCCGGTGGATCGTCCTGGAGACCCGGGAGAGGGTCGAGAGGCTGGAGCGCGAGGTCGTGGGCTTCTTCCGCGCCGCGGCCGAGGCGCCGGACGTACCTTCCGGACGGGCCCAGCTGCTGCGCGCGATCGTCCGCCGCTCCGATGCGGGGGTGCCCATCATCCTGCGGGGCGCGCCGCAGGTGGCCGTGGCCGTCGTCCCCAAGGGCGACGGGTTCACCCCGGAGGATGGGGCGATCGCGTTGACGTACTTGGAGCTGGCCGCCCATGCGCTGGGGATCGGCTGTTGTTGGGGCGGTTTCCTCACCAGGGCCTGCCGGGCCTCCGAGGCGCTGCGGAGGTCCCTTGGCGTTGCGGAGGACGAGCTCGTCGCCGGCGCCCAGATGTTGGGCTACTCCGCACAGGGGCGTTCCCGGCGGCTGCCGCCGCGCAAGGCTGTCGCGATCACGTGGATGAATTGA
- a CDS encoding pyridoxal phosphate-dependent aminotransferase, with protein sequence MPDFSRKIGALAGSSTVAISDRARQLQQQGVNVVNLGGGDPDFDTPAHIADAGVKAIRSGQTHYVASQGIPALRQAVAEKLLRENGLSYDPAKEIIATASGKLALYIALESLLDPDDEVLYLEPAWVSYRPLITLVGGRPVAVPLSPSENFAVRAEQLEKKVTPRTKAILINSPNNPTGRVLTEQELQAIRDVAVKHDLWVVGDEIYEHLVYDEHRHVSIATLPDMRERTVVVNGMSKAYAMTGWRLGYLAAPAALTEQILKVQQHVVTCATSFGQVAAAAALQGSQDCVETMRQEYDRRRRRISEALNAIPGVRCPLPEGAFYLFPEIDYKGYDSWQLAEYLISEAHVAVTPGQAFGESARKNIRLTYATSMENLTEAVERIKRALAL encoded by the coding sequence ATGCCTGATTTTTCACGAAAGATAGGAGCGCTTGCAGGCTCCAGCACCGTCGCCATATCGGACCGCGCACGACAGCTCCAGCAGCAGGGGGTGAACGTCGTCAACCTCGGAGGCGGCGATCCGGATTTCGACACGCCTGCCCATATTGCGGACGCGGGCGTCAAGGCCATACGGAGCGGCCAGACCCACTACGTCGCCAGCCAGGGCATCCCCGCACTTCGACAAGCCGTCGCGGAGAAACTTCTTCGGGAAAACGGGCTCTCCTACGATCCCGCAAAGGAGATCATCGCTACGGCCAGTGGGAAACTGGCGCTCTACATCGCGCTGGAGTCCCTTCTGGACCCGGACGACGAGGTGCTCTATCTGGAACCCGCCTGGGTCAGCTACCGCCCCTTGATCACTCTGGTCGGCGGGCGCCCCGTTGCGGTGCCGCTCTCCCCGTCGGAGAACTTCGCCGTTCGCGCCGAACAGCTGGAAAAAAAGGTGACGCCGCGTACGAAGGCGATCCTGATCAACTCCCCCAACAACCCGACCGGTCGCGTCCTGACTGAACAGGAACTCCAGGCGATTCGGGATGTGGCGGTCAAGCACGACCTCTGGGTCGTCGGCGACGAGATCTACGAGCACCTGGTCTACGATGAGCACCGGCACGTCAGCATCGCGACGCTTCCCGATATGCGGGAGCGGACCGTAGTCGTGAACGGGATGTCCAAGGCCTATGCCATGACGGGCTGGAGGCTGGGGTACCTGGCGGCCCCGGCGGCCCTCACCGAACAGATTTTGAAGGTCCAGCAGCACGTCGTCACCTGCGCCACATCGTTCGGCCAGGTCGCCGCAGCCGCGGCTCTGCAGGGGTCCCAGGACTGCGTGGAGACGATGCGCCAGGAGTACGATCGACGCCGGCGCCGGATCTCGGAGGCACTGAACGCGATCCCCGGGGTCCGCTGTCCCCTGCCGGAGGGCGCCTTCTACCTTTTCCCCGAGATCGACTACAAGGGCTACGATTCCTGGCAGCTCGCGGAATATCTGATCTCCGAGGCCCACGTGGCGGTCACCCCGGGACAGGCGTTCGGCGAGTCGGCACGGAAGAACATCCGCCTGACCTACGCAACATCCATGGAGAACCTCACCGAGGCGGTCGAGAGGATAAAGAGGGCCCTGGCGCTCTGA
- the mnmE gene encoding tRNA uridine-5-carboxymethylaminomethyl(34) synthesis GTPase MnmE, whose translation MDVLYETIAAIATAWGEAGVAIVRLSGPDAVALARTTLRFGPGGFPPPREMRLASLLDDTESVIDRVLVVHFAAPRSYTGEDVVEIHTHGGTLVVQLCLEALLRRGARLAEPGEFTKRAFLNGRIDLSQSEGVLGIIRSRSAEALRAAARTLSGELSEFVREIRDELLELQSGLEVGLDFPEGEAPHVDETTLLDAVATLKLGLQDLLDRCSLGLLLREGIRVVLSGRPNVGKSSLLNALLKQARAIVTALPGTTRDVIEEAITYRGVPIRLVDTAGLRTPVDEIEASGIERTKMELKQADICLWLLDGSVPLDDEELGYLRSLSEREHIVLLNKADKAHVVTEDDVHEIVPESSVISLSARTGEGLELLKEAILSIATGNGSLDAGLNVTARQLEDIRQSLNAIVEAETAAADGVGQDVVAGLLGSARGSLERLLGIACDDALLDSIFSRFCVGK comes from the coding sequence GTGGATGTTCTCTATGAGACCATAGCGGCGATCGCCACGGCCTGGGGCGAGGCGGGCGTGGCCATCGTCCGGCTGTCGGGGCCCGATGCCGTCGCCCTCGCCAGGACGACCCTGCGCTTCGGCCCGGGAGGGTTCCCCCCGCCCCGGGAGATGCGCCTGGCGTCCCTGCTGGACGACACGGAGAGCGTGATCGACCGGGTTCTGGTGGTCCACTTCGCCGCGCCCAGAAGCTATACGGGCGAGGACGTGGTGGAGATCCACACCCATGGCGGCACCCTGGTGGTGCAGCTTTGTCTCGAGGCCCTGCTCCGTCGTGGAGCGCGACTTGCGGAGCCCGGGGAGTTCACGAAGCGCGCCTTCCTGAACGGGCGCATCGACCTCTCGCAGTCGGAGGGTGTGCTGGGCATCATCCGATCGCGGAGTGCCGAGGCCCTGCGCGCGGCGGCCCGGACCCTTTCGGGCGAGCTTTCGGAGTTCGTCCGGGAGATTCGGGACGAGCTCCTGGAACTTCAGAGCGGGCTCGAGGTGGGGCTGGACTTCCCGGAGGGCGAGGCCCCTCACGTCGACGAGACGACGCTGCTGGATGCGGTTGCGACGCTGAAGTTGGGATTGCAGGACCTGCTGGACCGGTGTTCCCTGGGGCTGCTGCTGAGGGAGGGCATCCGCGTCGTGCTGTCGGGCCGCCCGAACGTCGGCAAGTCCTCGCTGCTGAATGCGCTCCTGAAACAGGCCCGGGCCATCGTCACGGCGCTCCCGGGCACGACGCGGGACGTCATCGAGGAGGCCATCACCTACCGGGGCGTCCCGATCCGCCTGGTGGATACCGCAGGGCTGCGAACTCCGGTCGACGAGATCGAGGCCAGCGGGATCGAACGGACCAAGATGGAGCTGAAACAGGCGGACATCTGCCTCTGGCTCCTGGACGGCTCCGTCCCGCTGGACGACGAGGAGCTGGGCTACCTGCGATCCCTGAGCGAGCGGGAGCACATCGTCCTGCTGAACAAGGCGGACAAGGCGCATGTCGTGACGGAGGACGACGTTCACGAGATCGTCCCGGAGAGCTCCGTGATCTCCCTGTCGGCCAGGACGGGCGAGGGGCTGGAGCTCCTCAAGGAGGCGATTTTGTCGATCGCGACGGGCAACGGCTCGCTGGACGCCGGGCTCAACGTGACGGCCCGCCAGCTCGAGGACATCCGCCAGTCCCTGAACGCCATCGTGGAGGCGGAGACGGCGGCTGCGGACGGCGTCGGCCAGGATGTGGTCGCGGGGCTCCTGGGCTCGGCCCGCGGATCCCTGGAGCGGCTCCTGGGCATCGCCTGCGACGATGCGTTGCTCGACTCCATTTTCAGCCGATTTTGCGTGGGGAAGTGA
- a CDS encoding polysaccharide deacetylase family protein, producing the protein MTDNCALALKIDVDTLKGYREGLPRLLDVLKRREIRASIFFSMGPDNSGKALRRIFRRGFVSKMLRTRAPSTYGLRTLLYGTLLPAPMIVESRPDLLRRAVDEGHDCGIHAWDHVLWQDRLTGLSREAVREQFGRAMELFERVTGRTPACCAAPGWQTTPDALAVQDELGFDYCSDVRGAGPAGPFLPRMGGTTFRTPQIPTTLPTLDELWGTDGLNAETVNDRYLDLLEPGLNVHTIHTEMEGGAMSAVFEGFLDACIAGEMAFLTLREALADRGDLPVSDVAPRGIPGRAGTVAVRLQEASGG; encoded by the coding sequence ATGACGGACAATTGCGCTCTGGCGCTGAAGATAGATGTCGATACGCTGAAGGGATATCGGGAGGGGCTTCCGCGGCTCCTGGACGTTCTGAAGCGCCGGGAGATCCGGGCTTCGATCTTCTTCTCCATGGGGCCGGACAACTCCGGCAAGGCGCTGCGGCGCATCTTCCGGAGGGGCTTCGTCTCCAAGATGCTGCGCACCCGGGCTCCCTCGACCTACGGTCTGAGGACGCTCCTCTACGGCACGCTGCTGCCGGCGCCGATGATCGTGGAATCCCGGCCCGACCTGTTGCGCCGGGCGGTGGACGAAGGGCACGACTGCGGCATCCACGCGTGGGACCACGTGCTCTGGCAGGACAGGCTGACCGGGCTCTCCCGCGAGGCCGTCCGGGAGCAGTTCGGACGCGCGATGGAGCTCTTCGAGCGGGTGACGGGGAGGACCCCGGCCTGCTGTGCCGCGCCGGGCTGGCAGACGACGCCCGACGCCCTGGCCGTCCAGGACGAGCTGGGTTTCGACTACTGCAGCGACGTCCGGGGGGCGGGGCCGGCGGGACCGTTTTTGCCCCGCATGGGGGGAACGACGTTCCGCACGCCCCAGATCCCCACGACGCTTCCGACCCTGGACGAGCTCTGGGGGACGGACGGGCTGAATGCCGAGACGGTGAACGACCGCTATCTCGACCTGCTGGAGCCGGGGCTGAACGTCCACACCATCCATACGGAGATGGAGGGCGGCGCGATGAGCGCCGTCTTCGAGGGCTTCCTGGACGCCTGCATCGCGGGGGAGATGGCGTTCCTGACGCTGCGCGAGGCCCTGGCGGACCGCGGCGATCTGCCCGTCTCCGATGTCGCCCCGCGGGGGATTCCGGGGCGGGCGGGGACGGTGGCCGTCCGGCTTCAGGAGGCTTCGGGAGGCTGA
- the cls gene encoding cardiolipin synthase: MRISLKSLLGYALLLLAVLACWRYLASLRESPVRWVQGGLALSQEIWGQLNALWGAVRRYIYWILAAYAVVAALTVFFEESNPDRANLWLFTLLLFPFVGLAAYMFFGPDVRSVPHRWRVFRRSRRRRRGRGRVSSDAPNGLERLLEVSSGAVPTCGNELRLLLDGEETFSAIEEALISARHSIHMEYFSVAHDELGTRIKDLLTDRARAGVRIRFLYDAVGSWRIGRDFVEELRAAGVEVRAFMPVAFARFRSGLNHRDHRKIVVVDGEVGFLGGLNIGDMYLGRDPRMGLWRDTHLKLEGPAVSELDRVFWELWEQCVGPVAERDDCELRPSPPPREGGVAVQIASSGPGPTFRAVADGYFQMITSARRRVWITTPYLVPGETLSNALSIAARSGVDVRVIVPSKADHTLVFWASQFNVDALLRNGVRVFSYKGGFIHAKTMVADSEVASVGTTNLDVRSLEINYEVQAFVRSKSLAADLETAFLDDLEQCEEESLAGRRGRPLVQKAQAAVGRLWSALL, translated from the coding sequence ATGCGCATTTCCCTCAAGTCCCTTCTCGGGTACGCATTGCTGTTGCTGGCGGTGTTGGCCTGCTGGCGCTACCTCGCGTCCCTCAGGGAGTCCCCGGTCCGGTGGGTGCAGGGAGGCCTGGCGCTCTCGCAGGAGATCTGGGGACAGCTGAACGCGCTGTGGGGGGCGGTGCGGCGTTACATCTACTGGATACTGGCCGCCTACGCGGTCGTGGCCGCGCTCACGGTATTCTTCGAGGAGAGCAACCCGGACCGCGCGAACCTCTGGCTCTTCACGCTGCTCCTGTTCCCCTTCGTCGGCCTCGCGGCCTATATGTTCTTCGGGCCAGACGTGCGGAGCGTCCCGCACCGCTGGCGCGTGTTCCGACGCTCCCGGCGGCGCAGAAGGGGCCGCGGACGGGTCTCGTCCGATGCGCCCAACGGCCTGGAGCGCCTGCTGGAGGTCTCGAGCGGCGCCGTCCCGACCTGCGGCAACGAGCTCAGGCTCCTGCTGGACGGGGAGGAGACCTTCTCGGCCATCGAGGAGGCTTTGATCTCGGCGCGCCACAGCATCCACATGGAGTACTTCTCCGTGGCCCACGACGAGCTGGGAACGCGGATCAAGGATCTGCTGACGGACCGTGCGAGGGCGGGAGTGAGGATCCGGTTCCTCTACGACGCGGTCGGCAGCTGGCGCATCGGCCGCGATTTTGTGGAGGAGCTGCGCGCGGCGGGGGTGGAGGTCCGGGCCTTCATGCCGGTGGCCTTCGCGCGTTTCCGGAGCGGGCTGAACCACCGGGACCACCGGAAGATCGTCGTGGTGGACGGCGAGGTGGGCTTTCTGGGGGGGCTGAACATCGGCGACATGTACCTGGGCAGGGATCCCAGGATGGGCCTATGGCGCGACACGCACCTGAAGCTGGAGGGGCCGGCCGTGTCCGAGCTGGACCGCGTCTTCTGGGAGCTGTGGGAGCAGTGCGTCGGGCCGGTCGCGGAGCGCGACGACTGCGAGCTGCGCCCGTCCCCTCCGCCCCGGGAGGGGGGCGTTGCGGTGCAGATCGCGTCCAGCGGGCCCGGCCCCACCTTCCGGGCCGTGGCGGACGGCTACTTCCAGATGATCACCTCGGCGCGCCGGCGCGTCTGGATCACGACGCCCTACCTCGTCCCGGGCGAGACCCTGTCCAACGCCCTGTCCATCGCCGCCCGGAGCGGCGTGGACGTGCGCGTGATCGTCCCCTCCAAGGCGGACCACACCCTGGTGTTCTGGGCGTCGCAGTTCAACGTCGACGCTCTGCTGCGGAACGGCGTCCGCGTCTTCAGCTACAAGGGCGGCTTCATCCATGCCAAGACGATGGTGGCGGACTCCGAGGTCGCCTCGGTCGGCACGACGAACCTGGACGTCCGGAGCCTGGAGATCAATTACGAAGTTCAGGCTTTCGTGCGCTCGAAATCTCTGGCCGCGGACCTGGAGACCGCCTTCCTGGACGATCTGGAGCAGTGCGAGGAGGAGTCCCTGGCGGGCAGAAGGGGAAGGCCCCTCGTCCAGAAGGCGCAGGCCGCAGTCGGCCGCCTCTGGTCCGCGCTGCTGTAG
- a CDS encoding LysR family transcriptional regulator has translation MNERGLEAFTAIVMGQTLRRAAELLNLTQSAVSYRLKELEDDLGTILVDRRKGLKAIRLTPAGRDLLPLAMQWQELQGQVRSFRSKVPAHFLMIGSVDSMNNHVLPPLFKALRKNEPPVFCRITTSDSIVLYRKIESREVDVAFVLQEQHFPYVSVEPFTRERMLVLRVKQEGLPSRIRADELDPRFELRFPWSSPYQLWHDKVWPPEEIGEIFVDTLLLVRNLLQDERQWAIIPESSVPFMMERDLMVQTLVPPPPDRLSYKLTHRYPKGTTVEALDILNRLIAGMDFGNAYAGLL, from the coding sequence GTGAACGAACGCGGGCTGGAGGCCTTCACCGCCATCGTCATGGGGCAGACTCTGAGGCGTGCGGCGGAGCTTTTGAACCTGACGCAATCGGCGGTCAGCTATCGGCTGAAGGAATTGGAGGACGACCTCGGGACGATTCTGGTCGACCGAAGGAAGGGGCTGAAGGCGATCCGCCTTACCCCGGCGGGACGGGACCTTCTTCCTCTGGCGATGCAGTGGCAGGAATTGCAGGGGCAGGTTCGCAGCTTTCGTTCCAAGGTTCCCGCCCACTTTTTGATGATCGGCAGCGTGGACAGCATGAACAACCACGTCCTGCCTCCCTTGTTCAAGGCGCTTAGGAAGAACGAACCTCCCGTCTTCTGCAGGATAACGACCAGCGATTCCATCGTGCTCTACCGCAAGATCGAGAGTCGAGAGGTCGACGTCGCCTTCGTGCTTCAGGAGCAGCACTTCCCCTACGTGTCCGTGGAGCCGTTCACTCGGGAGCGCATGCTGGTGCTGCGTGTAAAACAGGAGGGGCTTCCTTCACGGATTCGGGCCGACGAGCTGGATCCCCGTTTCGAGCTCCGGTTCCCATGGTCCAGTCCTTATCAGCTCTGGCACGACAAGGTCTGGCCTCCCGAGGAGATCGGGGAGATCTTCGTCGACACCCTGCTCCTGGTCCGAAACCTCCTGCAGGACGAGCGCCAATGGGCCATCATTCCCGAATCCTCCGTTCCCTTCATGATGGAGCGGGATTTGATGGTCCAGACGCTTGTCCCGCCGCCGCCGGACAGGCTGAGCTACAAGCTGACCCACCGCTACCCCAAGGGCACCACGGTCGAGGCACTGGACATTCTGAACCGGCTTATCGCCGGCATGGATTTCGGGAATGCATACGCCGGACTGCTGTAG
- a CDS encoding dicarboxylate/amino acid:cation symporter, producing the protein MEKLKHWFGLPLHKKIFVMLLLGILTGWLAGPKVLVLQPLGDAFIRLLKMLIVPLVFFTLSSGVTRMGSPAHLRRVGGFIVSYYLLSSLLAAAVGCAVALVIRPGIGAEGILGTVGEIKTSSYSVVASVLNWIPTNPVEAMANANMLQVIFFSLIVGIALLILDKRTETFRRFLQEGAEVMIQITDFVMRVAPYGIFALVAILVGTIGDKMMSAVLKFILADYIAVGIVLFLIYPPILKFYSVPVLRFFRHIFPAMLVAATTTSSAATLPVSMQVAEEKLGLPEPIYGFALPLGNTANMNGMAVAIGVIAVFALDLFNIPVTPGLLFQIVYLGLLLSVGAAGVKGSGIVMSTVLLETLGLPLTLIPILAAIWPIIDIAHTTGNITGDLVGTTVCASRLGQMNRAVFDAD; encoded by the coding sequence GTGGAAAAATTGAAGCACTGGTTCGGATTGCCGCTGCACAAGAAGATCTTCGTGATGCTTCTCCTGGGTATTCTGACCGGCTGGCTGGCCGGTCCCAAGGTCCTGGTTCTTCAGCCTTTGGGGGACGCCTTCATTCGTCTGCTGAAGATGCTCATCGTTCCGCTCGTCTTCTTCACCCTCTCCTCCGGGGTCACCCGGATGGGCAGCCCTGCCCACCTGCGCCGAGTCGGGGGCTTCATCGTCTCCTATTATCTTCTCTCCTCACTTCTGGCGGCTGCCGTGGGCTGTGCAGTCGCACTCGTCATCCGTCCCGGCATCGGAGCCGAAGGGATCCTCGGTACGGTCGGCGAGATCAAAACGTCCAGCTACTCGGTCGTCGCGTCGGTCCTCAACTGGATTCCCACCAACCCGGTGGAGGCAATGGCCAACGCCAACATGCTGCAGGTCATCTTCTTCTCCCTGATCGTGGGCATCGCCCTCCTGATCCTGGACAAGAGGACGGAGACCTTCAGGCGCTTCCTCCAAGAGGGCGCGGAGGTCATGATCCAGATCACGGACTTCGTCATGAGGGTTGCCCCCTACGGCATCTTCGCCCTTGTGGCCATCCTCGTCGGAACCATCGGCGACAAGATGATGTCCGCCGTCCTCAAGTTCATCCTGGCCGACTACATCGCGGTGGGAATCGTCCTTTTCCTGATCTATCCCCCAATCCTCAAGTTCTACTCCGTCCCCGTCCTGCGCTTCTTCCGCCACATCTTCCCGGCCATGCTGGTCGCCGCCACCACCACCTCCAGCGCGGCCACCCTGCCCGTCTCGATGCAGGTCGCCGAGGAAAAACTGGGCCTTCCCGAACCGATCTACGGCTTCGCCCTGCCCCTGGGCAACACCGCCAACATGAACGGGATGGCCGTCGCGATCGGCGTCATCGCCGTCTTCGCCCTCGACCTTTTCAATATTCCGGTCACCCCGGGGCTCCTCTTCCAGATCGTCTATCTGGGATTGCTGCTCTCGGTCGGAGCGGCGGGTGTGAAGGGATCGGGCATCGTCATGTCGACGGTTCTTCTGGAGACGCTGGGGCTTCCGCTCACCCTGATTCCCATCCTGGCCGCCATATGGCCGATCATCGACATCGCCCATACGACAGGCAACATCACCGGCGATCTGGTGGGGACCACCGTCTGCGCCTCCAGGCTGGGACAAATGAACCGTGCCGTCTTCGACGCGGACTGA
- a CDS encoding dihydrodipicolinate synthase family protein, whose protein sequence is MKKIEGIFAPIATPFGDDGAIDFGRLAENLSKFDKTGLAGIVALGSNGEFALLSHQEKLDLIAAIRKGLSPDKLVIAGTGCESLKETTELSRAAADRGADAVLVINPSYYKRDLNEGALEKFYTAVADASPVPLMVYNMPGNSGINLPSGLVVRLSAHPNIVGVKDSGGNIVQISEIIAGTPEDFSVFAGSGSYLFATTLLGGRGGTLAVANVAPDLCAGMYALCRKGEIEPARKIQLSLLRLNACVTARHGIGGMKAAMDLAGFYGGAPRLPIQPAGADAVREIRGELEKLGLLGKYR, encoded by the coding sequence ATGAAAAAGATAGAAGGCATCTTCGCCCCCATCGCGACGCCGTTCGGCGACGACGGCGCCATCGATTTCGGGAGGCTCGCCGAAAATTTGTCCAAGTTCGACAAAACGGGCCTTGCGGGCATCGTCGCCCTGGGCAGCAACGGCGAGTTCGCGCTGCTCTCCCACCAGGAAAAGCTGGACCTGATCGCCGCCATCCGCAAAGGCCTTTCCCCGGACAAGCTCGTCATCGCCGGTACCGGCTGCGAGTCGCTCAAGGAGACGACGGAGCTGAGCCGGGCCGCCGCCGATAGGGGAGCCGACGCGGTACTCGTGATCAACCCCAGCTACTACAAGCGCGACCTGAACGAGGGGGCGCTGGAGAAGTTCTACACGGCCGTCGCAGACGCCTCTCCCGTCCCGCTCATGGTCTACAACATGCCGGGCAACAGCGGGATCAACCTCCCGTCCGGGCTGGTCGTGCGCCTCTCCGCCCACCCCAACATCGTGGGGGTCAAGGACTCCGGCGGCAACATCGTGCAGATCTCGGAGATCATCGCGGGCACGCCCGAGGACTTCTCGGTGTTCGCCGGCTCGGGCAGCTATCTCTTCGCGACAACCCTTCTGGGCGGACGGGGCGGGACCCTGGCCGTGGCGAACGTCGCCCCCGACCTCTGCGCCGGGATGTACGCGCTCTGCCGTAAGGGAGAGATCGAGCCCGCCCGCAAAATCCAGCTGAGCCTCCTGCGGCTGAACGCCTGCGTCACCGCGCGCCACGGGATCGGAGGCATGAAGGCCGCGATGGACCTGGCCGGGTTCTATGGCGGTGCTCCGCGCCTGCCCATCCAGCCGGCGGGCGCCGATGCGGTCCGGGAGATCCGCGGCGAGCTCGAAAAGCTGGGTCTGCTGGGGAAATACCGATAA
- a CDS encoding 4-carboxy-4-hydroxy-2-oxoadipate aldolase/oxaloacetate decarboxylase has product MYRINDRSTIVPAETIRRLGRLPVPVIGDALGRFGCMHSSIKPLSDAMRFAGPALTVQTYRADNLMCHVALEMAHPGDVLVVDACGFRETGLWGALMTTMAMKKSLGGLVVDGGVRDKLEIVEMGFPVFAAGISPMGGFKDSPGSVNVPIACGGVSVSPGDVVVGDADGVVVVPAALAESVASAAEGTAAKEGDLARRIGEGESLFDLLGLPAVVERLKLPPFRRYGA; this is encoded by the coding sequence ATGTACAGGATCAACGATCGCTCCACGATCGTACCGGCCGAGACGATCCGCCGGCTGGGACGTCTGCCGGTTCCCGTGATCGGCGACGCTCTGGGGCGCTTCGGCTGCATGCACAGCAGTATAAAGCCTCTGAGCGACGCCATGCGCTTCGCCGGTCCGGCCCTGACGGTACAGACCTACAGGGCGGACAACCTCATGTGCCATGTGGCCCTGGAGATGGCGCATCCCGGCGACGTCCTTGTCGTCGACGCCTGTGGCTTCCGTGAGACGGGGCTTTGGGGAGCTCTGATGACGACGATGGCCATGAAAAAGTCCCTGGGCGGTCTCGTCGTGGACGGAGGGGTTCGGGACAAGCTGGAGATCGTCGAGATGGGGTTTCCCGTATTCGCGGCCGGCATCTCCCCCATGGGAGGGTTCAAAGATTCTCCCGGCTCGGTCAACGTCCCGATCGCCTGCGGGGGCGTCAGCGTCTCTCCGGGGGATGTCGTGGTGGGCGACGCGGATGGGGTCGTGGTCGTCCCGGCGGCCTTGGCCGAGTCCGTGGCGAGCGCGGCCGAGGGCACAGCGGCCAAGGAGGGGGACCTGGCAAGAAGGATCGGCGAGGGAGAATCCCTGTTCGACCTTCTGGGCCTCCCGGCCGTGGTGGAAAGGCTCAAGCTTCCCCCTTTCAGGCGTTACGGGGCGTAG